The Hypomesus transpacificus isolate Combined female chromosome 2, fHypTra1, whole genome shotgun sequence genome window below encodes:
- the LOC124473205 gene encoding persulfide dioxygenase ETHE1, mitochondrial-like isoform X1 yields MFSVARRTKIPQQVLASSTICSRIAGHSRKVPATLTIRPLCSRMDLEKGLLFRQLFESASSTYTYLLADTANKEAVLIDPVLETVDRDLKLIDQLGLTLKLAVNTHCHADHITGTGQLKKRVFGLKSAISKHSGATADILLSEGDKISFGKHYLTVRETPGHTDGCVTIVSGDQSMAFTGDTLLIRGCGRTDFQQGCSKTLYESVHQKIFTLPEQCLIYPAHDYKGQTVSTVGEEKRFNPRLTKTLKEFIHIMNNLDLPKPAKIDIAVPANLMCGLHET; encoded by the exons ATGTTTTCCGTTGCAAGAAGAACGAAAATACCCCAACAAGTTCTGGCCAGCAGCACAATATGCTCTCGAATAGCAGGACACTCGCGGAAAGTTCCGGCGACACTGACGATAAGACCCCTTTGTTCTAGAATGGATTTAGAGAAAGGACTGCTCTTCCGGCAA TTGTTTGAGTCGGCGAGCAGCACGTACACATATTTATTGGCTGACACAGCCAACAAAGAGGCAGTTCTTATTGACCCAGTACTAGAGACTGTTGACAGGGACCTGAAGCTCATAGATCAACTGGGGCTCACTCTGAAACTGGCAG TGAACACCCACTGCCATGCAGACCACATTACAGGAACAGGACAACTGAAAAAGAGGGTGTTTGGGCTGAAGAGTGCCATATCCAAGCACAGTGGTGCCACTGCTGATATCCTGCTGTCGGAAGGGGACAAGATCTCCTTTGGCAAGCAT TACCTGACTGTGAGGGAGACGCCAGGACATACAGATGGATGTGTTACAATTGTGAGTGGCGATCAGAGCATGGCCTTCACAGGCGACACGCTCCTTATCAGGGGATGTGGAAGGACAGACTTCCAGCAAG GCTGCTCCAAGACCCTCTATGAGTCTGTCCATCAAAAGATCTTCACGCTACCTGAACAATGTCTTATCTATCCTGCACATGACTACAAAG GTCAGACTGTATCTACTGTTGGGGAGGAAAAGAGGTTTAACCCCCGTCTGACCAAGACCCTGAAGGAGTTTATCCATATCATGAACAATCTGGATCTCCCAAAGCCTGCAAAAATAG ATATTGCTGTTCCTGCAAACCTGATGTGTGGACTTCATGAAACCTAA
- the LOC124473205 gene encoding persulfide dioxygenase ETHE1, mitochondrial-like isoform X2, which translates to MFSVARRTKIPQQVLASSTICSRIAGHSRKVPATLTIRPLCSRMDLEKGLLFRQYLTVRETPGHTDGCVTIVSGDQSMAFTGDTLLIRGCGRTDFQQGCSKTLYESVHQKIFTLPEQCLIYPAHDYKGQTVSTVGEEKRFNPRLTKTLKEFIHIMNNLDLPKPAKIDIAVPANLMCGLHET; encoded by the exons ATGTTTTCCGTTGCAAGAAGAACGAAAATACCCCAACAAGTTCTGGCCAGCAGCACAATATGCTCTCGAATAGCAGGACACTCGCGGAAAGTTCCGGCGACACTGACGATAAGACCCCTTTGTTCTAGAATGGATTTAGAGAAAGGACTGCTCTTCCGGCAA TACCTGACTGTGAGGGAGACGCCAGGACATACAGATGGATGTGTTACAATTGTGAGTGGCGATCAGAGCATGGCCTTCACAGGCGACACGCTCCTTATCAGGGGATGTGGAAGGACAGACTTCCAGCAAG GCTGCTCCAAGACCCTCTATGAGTCTGTCCATCAAAAGATCTTCACGCTACCTGAACAATGTCTTATCTATCCTGCACATGACTACAAAG GTCAGACTGTATCTACTGTTGGGGAGGAAAAGAGGTTTAACCCCCGTCTGACCAAGACCCTGAAGGAGTTTATCCATATCATGAACAATCTGGATCTCCCAAAGCCTGCAAAAATAG ATATTGCTGTTCCTGCAAACCTGATGTGTGGACTTCATGAAACCTAA
- the irgq2 gene encoding immunity-related GTPase family, q2 — protein sequence MADVLKGLNLLETFKETMENNKLSDVKDAVEDLLISRVNLAIVGDRGVEKAAFLNALRGLGSQDEGAALSSSPTPPEELAVYPNPKHPDFRLWDLPPVPSAAPFDPIVYMDQFKFLRYNAVIMAFTQRLQPNSVAVFNNARSLQRETVYFTLLASEGDTEKCLEERRKTSLEVLKAEGVALPKVYLVRPWTLDKLDFPVLLADMGGDLPEIRAQALLLALPTLTLTLVSQKRDAFKALVWAAASLSGGVSAIPVPLVASMLDASMAVRILTKARASLCLDDESIERLAQQRSMEPAKLKALRTCNLSVEVVKGEVKKRLAAAEKELTLGGSVLVEMAMPRHARSASRSFTTMLQALNGAIEEMGADAEKIVAAAISEGK from the coding sequence ATGGCAGACGTTCTGAAAGGCTTGAATCTCCTTGAGACCTTCAAAGAGACCATGGAAAACAACAAGCTGTCAGATGTGAAAGATGCTGTGGAGGACCTCCTAATCAGCAGGGTCAACCTAGCCATTGTTGGGGACCGGGGAGTTGAGAAGGCAGCCTTCCTTAATGCCCTCCGCGGTCTGGGCTCCCAGGATGAGGGGGCTGCTCTGTCttcatcccccacccccccagaagAGCTAGCTGTCTACCCCAACCCAAAACACCCAGACTTCCGCTTGTGGGATCTGCCGCCTGTCCCCTCCGCTGCACCCTTTGACCCCATTGTTTACATGGACCAGTTCAAGTTCCTGCGCTACAATGCTGTGATCATGGCATTCACTCAGAGGCTGCAGCCCAACAGTGTAGCGGTGTTCAACAATGCTCGCTCACTGCAGAGGGAGACAGTGTATTTCACCTTGCTGGCCTCAGAGGGGGATACAGAAAAGTGTctagaggaaaggagaaagaccAGTCTAGAGGTGTTAAAAGCAGAGGGGGTGGCCTTGCCCAAGGTCTACCTGGTTAGACCCTGGACCCTAGACAAGCTAGATTTTCCTGTCTTACTGGCGGACATGGGGGGAGACCTGCCTGAGATCAGGGCCCAGGCCCTCCTCCTTGCCCTgccaaccctcaccctcaccctggtTTCCCAAAAGAGGGATGCTTTCAAGGCCCTGGTGTGGgcagctgcctctctctcaggtgGTGTGTCTGCCATTCCCGTGCCCCTGGTGGCATCCATGTTGGACGCCAGCATGGCAGTGAGGATTTTGACAAAGGCCCGGGCCTCACTCTGTCTTGATGATGAATCCATTGAGCGGTTGGCCCAACAAAGGAGTATGGAACCTGCCAAACTCAAGGCTTTGCGGACTTGTAACCTGTCAGTTGAGGTTGTCAAAGGTGAGGTGAAAAAGCGCCTGGCAGCAGCAGAGAAGGAATTGACTTTGGGTGGCTCTGTGCTCGTAGAGATGGCAATGCCCAGACATGCCCGCTCTGCCAGCCGTTCCTTCACCACCATGCTGCAGGCTCTCAATGGGGCTATTGAGGAGATGGGGGCCGACGCTGAGAAGATAGTTGCTGCTGCCATTAGCGAGGGAAAATGA
- the mag gene encoding myelin-associated glycoprotein isoform X2: MWCLELLLPLLLIIKDASAQWNVWVPRDISAMTNSCVVIPCTFMYPPGIRLYRGIHGIWYFGQPYPQLFPPVVFKSRTDVVHESYKGRTKLLGDLTHRNCTLLISNIGTEHSGRYYFRADLGGANMYTYPDFSELKVLEHPTIDVPEEIVSDESLELTCYAPDNCPEMTPEIQWMYTDYLPDPEFTSDYLEESNTAVMSNTLTFTPGPMHNGQLLGCRVYYPNTTLSYEKLISLDVKYPPRSVWVNVSTEVMEGSSVTLHCEVDSNPPPRISWLFGDEEVLWETASNVSLSLDDLTPAQEGIYTCVGNNGYGAMNTSMYLTIKYPPREPLVNSSLTVQEGSAVFLHCSTQGSPAPTLTWLKDGELIGTITAEELSVLELLEINPQGAGLYRCLAENEHGRASSSLNITVEYAPVLLEESKCTVVREGVQCVCMATGNPEPTIEFYLPDVNITINETDKRYNYYMHTDGHTSTGMIKLREKGERAGNGGPNVHCSITNMYGTESVHLELQQEKKYMMAVIVGTIGGVAVIAFIIAAVRYVGHNNKKENGNPGQNLVSNLENPALFYSAVKKDKHSLRKKVGEEGDYQHVGSLADLERTELNYAALEFIGGRSREVASGRDDDGSDYTEIKAK; this comes from the exons ATGTGGTGTTTGGAGCTGCTGTTGCCACTGTTGCTAATCATCAAAG ACGCCAGTGCCCAGTGGAATGTATGGGTACCTCGAGACATCTCGGCCATGACCAACTCTTGTGTGGTCATCCCGTGCACGTTCATGTACCCCCCAGGAATCAGGCTGTACCGTGGTATCCACGGTATCTGGTACTTCGGCCAGCCCTACCCACAGCTCTTCCCTCCTGTGGTGTTTAAATCACGCACAGATGTGGTGCACGAGAGCTATAAGGGACGGACCAAGCTTCTGGGTGACCTCACCCACAGGAACTGCACTCTGCTCATCAGCAATATTGGCACAGAGCATTCTGGGAGGTACTACTTTCGTGCTGACCTAGGGGGCGCCAACATGTACACCTACCCAGACTTCTCTGAGCTCAAGGTGCTGG AACACCCCACCATTGATGTCCCTGAGGAGATCGTCAGTGATGAGAGCCTGGAGCTCACCTGCTATGCTCCAGATAACTGTCCAGAAATGACCCCAGAGATCCAGTGGATGTACACCGACTATCTGCCTGACCCAGAGTTTACATCTGACTACCTGGAGGAGAGCAACACTGCCGTGATGTCCAACACCCTCACATTCACCCCAGGGCCCATGCACAATGGACAGTTGCTGGGATGTAGAGTCTACTACCCTAACACCACGCTGTCGTATGAGAAGCTCATTTCTCTCGACGTCAAGT ACCCTCCTCGGTCGGTGTGGGTGAATGTTTCCACGGAGGTTATGGAGGGAAGTTCGGTGACGCTGCACTGCGAGGTGGACAGCAACCCTCCTCCCAGGATCTCTTGGCTGTTTGGGGACGAGGAAGTGCTTTGGGAAACAGCCTCcaatgtctctctgtccctcgacGACCTGACCCCTGCTCAGGAGGGCATTTACACCTGTGTGGGCAACAATGGCTATGGGGCCATGAACACCTCAATGTACCTGACCATTAAGT ACCCGCCTCGAGAGCCCTTGGTGAACAGTTCCCTGACTGTGCAGGAGGGCTCCGCGGTGTTCCTCCACTGCAGCACGCAGGGAAGCCCGGCCCCTACGCTCACATGGCTGAAGGATGGGGAGCTGATAGGAACCATCACAGCTGAGGAGCTGTCggtcctggagctgctggagatCAACCCCCAGGGGGCCGGACTGTATCGCTGCCTGGCTGAAAACGAGCACGGCAGGGCCAGCAGCTCCCTCAACATAACTGTCGAGT ACGCCCCTGTGCTCCTGGAGGAGTCCAAGTGCACtgtggtgagagagggtgtTCAGTGTGTTTGCATGGCAACCGGCAATCCTGAACCGACTATTGAGTTCTACCTGCCCGACGTCAACATCACCATCAATGAGACAGATAAACGCTATAACTACTACATGCACACGGATGGACACACGTCCACGGGCATGATCAAGTTACGGGAGAAAGGAGAGCGGGCTGGCAACGGCGGTCCCAATGTGCATTGTAGCATCACCAACATGTACGGGACAGAGAGTGTTCATCTAGAGTTGCAGCAAGAGA AGAAGTACATGATGGCTGTGATAGTAGGCACCATCGGGGGAGTTGCAGTCATAGCCTTCATCATTGCAGCAGTAAGATACGTGggccacaacaacaaaaa AGAGAATGGCAACCCTGGGCAGAACCTGGTCTCTAATCTGGAGAACCCAGCATTGTTCTACAGCGCAGTCAAGAAGGACAAACACAGTCTGAGGAAGAAAGTG ggagaagagggggattaTCAACATGTGGGCTCTCTTGCAGACCTGGAGAGGACAGAATTGAACTACGCTGCCCTCGAGTTTATTGGGGGGCGATCTAGGGAAGTGGCTTCAGGGAGGGATGATGATGGCAGCGACTATACTGAGATTAAGGCCAAATGA
- the mag gene encoding myelin-associated glycoprotein isoform X1 — protein sequence MWCLELLLPLLLIIKDASAQWNVWVPRDISAMTNSCVVIPCTFMYPPGIRLYRGIHGIWYFGQPYPQLFPPVVFKSRTDVVHESYKGRTKLLGDLTHRNCTLLISNIGTEHSGRYYFRADLGGANMYTYPDFSELKVLEHPTIDVPEEIVSDESLELTCYAPDNCPEMTPEIQWMYTDYLPDPEFTSDYLEESNTAVMSNTLTFTPGPMHNGQLLGCRVYYPNTTLSYEKLISLDVKYPPRSVWVNVSTEVMEGSSVTLHCEVDSNPPPRISWLFGDEEVLWETASNVSLSLDDLTPAQEGIYTCVGNNGYGAMNTSMYLTIKYPPREPLVNSSLTVQEGSAVFLHCSTQGSPAPTLTWLKDGELIGTITAEELSVLELLEINPQGAGLYRCLAENEHGRASSSLNITVEYAPVLLEESKCTVVREGVQCVCMATGNPEPTIEFYLPDVNITINETDKRYNYYMHTDGHTSTGMIKLREKGERAGNGGPNVHCSITNMYGTESVHLELQQEKKYMMAVIVGTIGGVAVIAFIIAAVRYVGHNNKKENGNPGQNLVSNLENPALFYSAVKKDKHSLRKKVLKTELLGSKFNSILEESTGEEGDYQHVGSLADLERTELNYAALEFIGGRSREVASGRDDDGSDYTEIKAK from the exons ATGTGGTGTTTGGAGCTGCTGTTGCCACTGTTGCTAATCATCAAAG ACGCCAGTGCCCAGTGGAATGTATGGGTACCTCGAGACATCTCGGCCATGACCAACTCTTGTGTGGTCATCCCGTGCACGTTCATGTACCCCCCAGGAATCAGGCTGTACCGTGGTATCCACGGTATCTGGTACTTCGGCCAGCCCTACCCACAGCTCTTCCCTCCTGTGGTGTTTAAATCACGCACAGATGTGGTGCACGAGAGCTATAAGGGACGGACCAAGCTTCTGGGTGACCTCACCCACAGGAACTGCACTCTGCTCATCAGCAATATTGGCACAGAGCATTCTGGGAGGTACTACTTTCGTGCTGACCTAGGGGGCGCCAACATGTACACCTACCCAGACTTCTCTGAGCTCAAGGTGCTGG AACACCCCACCATTGATGTCCCTGAGGAGATCGTCAGTGATGAGAGCCTGGAGCTCACCTGCTATGCTCCAGATAACTGTCCAGAAATGACCCCAGAGATCCAGTGGATGTACACCGACTATCTGCCTGACCCAGAGTTTACATCTGACTACCTGGAGGAGAGCAACACTGCCGTGATGTCCAACACCCTCACATTCACCCCAGGGCCCATGCACAATGGACAGTTGCTGGGATGTAGAGTCTACTACCCTAACACCACGCTGTCGTATGAGAAGCTCATTTCTCTCGACGTCAAGT ACCCTCCTCGGTCGGTGTGGGTGAATGTTTCCACGGAGGTTATGGAGGGAAGTTCGGTGACGCTGCACTGCGAGGTGGACAGCAACCCTCCTCCCAGGATCTCTTGGCTGTTTGGGGACGAGGAAGTGCTTTGGGAAACAGCCTCcaatgtctctctgtccctcgacGACCTGACCCCTGCTCAGGAGGGCATTTACACCTGTGTGGGCAACAATGGCTATGGGGCCATGAACACCTCAATGTACCTGACCATTAAGT ACCCGCCTCGAGAGCCCTTGGTGAACAGTTCCCTGACTGTGCAGGAGGGCTCCGCGGTGTTCCTCCACTGCAGCACGCAGGGAAGCCCGGCCCCTACGCTCACATGGCTGAAGGATGGGGAGCTGATAGGAACCATCACAGCTGAGGAGCTGTCggtcctggagctgctggagatCAACCCCCAGGGGGCCGGACTGTATCGCTGCCTGGCTGAAAACGAGCACGGCAGGGCCAGCAGCTCCCTCAACATAACTGTCGAGT ACGCCCCTGTGCTCCTGGAGGAGTCCAAGTGCACtgtggtgagagagggtgtTCAGTGTGTTTGCATGGCAACCGGCAATCCTGAACCGACTATTGAGTTCTACCTGCCCGACGTCAACATCACCATCAATGAGACAGATAAACGCTATAACTACTACATGCACACGGATGGACACACGTCCACGGGCATGATCAAGTTACGGGAGAAAGGAGAGCGGGCTGGCAACGGCGGTCCCAATGTGCATTGTAGCATCACCAACATGTACGGGACAGAGAGTGTTCATCTAGAGTTGCAGCAAGAGA AGAAGTACATGATGGCTGTGATAGTAGGCACCATCGGGGGAGTTGCAGTCATAGCCTTCATCATTGCAGCAGTAAGATACGTGggccacaacaacaaaaa AGAGAATGGCAACCCTGGGCAGAACCTGGTCTCTAATCTGGAGAACCCAGCATTGTTCTACAGCGCAGTCAAGAAGGACAAACACAGTCTGAGGAAGAAAGTG CTTAAGACTGAGCTGCTGGGCTCAAAGTTTAACTCCATTCTAGAGGAGAGCACG ggagaagagggggattaTCAACATGTGGGCTCTCTTGCAGACCTGGAGAGGACAGAATTGAACTACGCTGCCCTCGAGTTTATTGGGGGGCGATCTAGGGAAGTGGCTTCAGGGAGGGATGATGATGGCAGCGACTATACTGAGATTAAGGCCAAATGA
- the mag gene encoding myelin-associated glycoprotein isoform X3 produces the protein MWCLELLLPLLLIIKDASAQWNVWVPRDISAMTNSCVVIPCTFMYPPGIRLYRGIHGIWYFGQPYPQLFPPVVFKSRTDVVHESYKGRTKLLGDLTHRNCTLLISNIGTEHSGRYYFRADLGGANMYTYPDFSELKVLEHPTIDVPEEIVSDESLELTCYAPDNCPEMTPEIQWMYTDYLPDPEFTSDYLEESNTAVMSNTLTFTPGPMHNGQLLGCRVYYPNTTLSYEKLISLDVKYPPRSVWVNVSTEVMEGSSVTLHCEVDSNPPPRISWLFGDEEVLWETASNVSLSLDDLTPAQEGIYTCVGNNGYGAMNTSMYLTIKYPPREPLVNSSLTVQEGSAVFLHCSTQGSPAPTLTWLKDGELIGTITAEELSVLELLEINPQGAGLYRCLAENEHGRASSSLNITVEYAPVLLEESKCTVVREGVQCVCMATGNPEPTIEFYLPDVNITINETDKRYNYYMHTDGHTSTGMIKLREKGERAGNGGPNVHCSITNMYGTESVHLELQQEKKYMMAVIVGTIGGVAVIAFIIAAVRYVGHNNKKEKRGIINMWALLQTWRGQN, from the exons ATGTGGTGTTTGGAGCTGCTGTTGCCACTGTTGCTAATCATCAAAG ACGCCAGTGCCCAGTGGAATGTATGGGTACCTCGAGACATCTCGGCCATGACCAACTCTTGTGTGGTCATCCCGTGCACGTTCATGTACCCCCCAGGAATCAGGCTGTACCGTGGTATCCACGGTATCTGGTACTTCGGCCAGCCCTACCCACAGCTCTTCCCTCCTGTGGTGTTTAAATCACGCACAGATGTGGTGCACGAGAGCTATAAGGGACGGACCAAGCTTCTGGGTGACCTCACCCACAGGAACTGCACTCTGCTCATCAGCAATATTGGCACAGAGCATTCTGGGAGGTACTACTTTCGTGCTGACCTAGGGGGCGCCAACATGTACACCTACCCAGACTTCTCTGAGCTCAAGGTGCTGG AACACCCCACCATTGATGTCCCTGAGGAGATCGTCAGTGATGAGAGCCTGGAGCTCACCTGCTATGCTCCAGATAACTGTCCAGAAATGACCCCAGAGATCCAGTGGATGTACACCGACTATCTGCCTGACCCAGAGTTTACATCTGACTACCTGGAGGAGAGCAACACTGCCGTGATGTCCAACACCCTCACATTCACCCCAGGGCCCATGCACAATGGACAGTTGCTGGGATGTAGAGTCTACTACCCTAACACCACGCTGTCGTATGAGAAGCTCATTTCTCTCGACGTCAAGT ACCCTCCTCGGTCGGTGTGGGTGAATGTTTCCACGGAGGTTATGGAGGGAAGTTCGGTGACGCTGCACTGCGAGGTGGACAGCAACCCTCCTCCCAGGATCTCTTGGCTGTTTGGGGACGAGGAAGTGCTTTGGGAAACAGCCTCcaatgtctctctgtccctcgacGACCTGACCCCTGCTCAGGAGGGCATTTACACCTGTGTGGGCAACAATGGCTATGGGGCCATGAACACCTCAATGTACCTGACCATTAAGT ACCCGCCTCGAGAGCCCTTGGTGAACAGTTCCCTGACTGTGCAGGAGGGCTCCGCGGTGTTCCTCCACTGCAGCACGCAGGGAAGCCCGGCCCCTACGCTCACATGGCTGAAGGATGGGGAGCTGATAGGAACCATCACAGCTGAGGAGCTGTCggtcctggagctgctggagatCAACCCCCAGGGGGCCGGACTGTATCGCTGCCTGGCTGAAAACGAGCACGGCAGGGCCAGCAGCTCCCTCAACATAACTGTCGAGT ACGCCCCTGTGCTCCTGGAGGAGTCCAAGTGCACtgtggtgagagagggtgtTCAGTGTGTTTGCATGGCAACCGGCAATCCTGAACCGACTATTGAGTTCTACCTGCCCGACGTCAACATCACCATCAATGAGACAGATAAACGCTATAACTACTACATGCACACGGATGGACACACGTCCACGGGCATGATCAAGTTACGGGAGAAAGGAGAGCGGGCTGGCAACGGCGGTCCCAATGTGCATTGTAGCATCACCAACATGTACGGGACAGAGAGTGTTCATCTAGAGTTGCAGCAAGAGA AGAAGTACATGATGGCTGTGATAGTAGGCACCATCGGGGGAGTTGCAGTCATAGCCTTCATCATTGCAGCAGTAAGATACGTGggccacaacaacaaaaa ggagaagagggggattaTCAACATGTGGGCTCTCTTGCAGACCTGGAGAGGACAGAATTGA